The Pelmatolapia mariae isolate MD_Pm_ZW linkage group LG10_11, Pm_UMD_F_2, whole genome shotgun sequence genome includes a region encoding these proteins:
- the LOC134637196 gene encoding serum amyloid P-component-like, whose product MALLILLVMLTACAAMPRDLSGKMFIFPQETDTANVRLNTSMQSVAAVTACFRSITDLSRNHNLFSLSTPSFHNGFLVFKEAGSNVIDIYVRNNRVTFIGQDYMLNTWQSICTTWDSESELVQLCLNGKPSIKKFICGLVITDPIVIVGQEQDSHGGGFDINQSFVGMMSDVHMWNYVLSPCEIQRFIEDLNFTPGNVINWRALEFQATGRVLVENKLTCE is encoded by the exons ATGGCACTTCTGATTCTCCTGGTAATGCTGACAGCATGTGCTGCAATGCCTCGAG ATCTCTCTGGCAAAATGTTCATCTTTCCACAAGAAACTGACACAGCTAATGTGAGACTGAATACATCCATGCAGAGCGTCGCAGCTGTGACGGCCTGTTTCAG GTCCATTACAGACCTCAGCAGGAACCAcaaccttttctctctctccacacCCTCTTTCCACAATGGCTTCCTAGTATTCAAGGAAGCAGGAAGTAATGTGATTGACATCTATGTCAGAAACAACAGAGTAACATTTATAGGCCAGGATTACATGCTGAATACATGGCAGTCTATTTGCACCACTTGGGATTCCGAATCTGAACTGGTGCAGCTGTGCCTTAACGGAAAGCCCTCAATAAAGAAATTCATTTGTGGATTGGTCATCACTGATCCAATTGTTATCGTAGGACAG GAGCAGGATTCCCATGGTGGAGGATTTGACATCAATCAGTCTTTTGTTGGGATGATGTCTGATGTCCACATGTGGAACTACGTCCTTTCCCCTTGTGAGATCCAGCGTTTCATAGAAGATCTGAACTTCACTCCTGGGAATGTGATAAACTGGAGGGCGCTGGAGTTCCAGGCCACAGGCAGAGTGCTAGTAGAAAATAAGCTGACTTGTGAATAA
- the LOC134636935 gene encoding serum amyloid P-component-like → MLLVLLLVMLTSCTAIPQNLSNKIFTFPQQTNTAHVRVTTSRQDLKAVTVCFRSFTDLNRDHSLFSLATPSADNNFLIFKKAANGLFHLWARGKSNTVEGIAYKLNTWHSICSTWDATSGLMQLWVDGVPSSRKFTSSGSNINGPIIIVLGQEQDTHGGGFDINQSFVGMMSDVHMWDHTLSTCEIQNYSNNRSFTPGNVLNWNAFEFQTVGRVLIENKQELCQ, encoded by the exons atctgtcaaataaaatattcaccTTCCCACAACAAACCAACACAGCTCATGTGAGGGTGACTACATCAAGACAAGATCTGAAGGCTGTAACCGTGTGTTTCag GTCCTTTACTGACCTCAATAGAGACCATTCCTTGTTCTCTCTGGCTACACCCTCTGCTGACAATAACTTCCTGATATTCAAGAAAGCTGCAAATGGCTTATTTCACCTGTGGGCCAGGGGCAAGTCGAATACAGTTGAAGGGATTGCCTACAAGTTGAACACATGGCATTCTATTTGTTCCACTTGGGACGCTACCTCTGGACTCATGCAGCTGTGGGTCGATGGAGTCCCCTCAAGTAGAAAATTTACCAGCTCTGGATCCAACATCAATGGACCCATTATCATTGTCTTAGGACAG GAACAGGATACCCATGGTGGAGGATTTGACATCAATCAGTCCTTTGTTGGCATGATGTCCGATGTCCACATGTGGGACCACACTCTTTCCACCTGTGAGATCCAGAACTACTCGAATAATCGGAGCTTCACACCAGGCAATGTGCTGAACTGGAATGCATTTGAGTTTCAGACAGTTGGAAGAGTGCtgatagaaaacaaacaagagttGTGTCAATAG